One endosymbiont 'TC1' of Trimyema compressum genomic window, CTTAAAGTACAGCTATTTTAAAGATGATAAAATCACTTCAAAAATTGATGGCAATACTCTAACTATGAAAGAACAAGAAAAGTGGCGCTTATTTCTTGTTGATATTTCAGGTTTCATGAATTTTCCAACACAAAACGGAACAGAAAAGATTTACGTTGAATTAACATTGTCAAAAGATTCTAATCTAAACAATATTAAAATCAGAACAGCAAGTGGTGATATTTCTATTGAAAATGTTAAAGCCAATGACCTTGCTCTAGATGTAGCAAGCGGTAATATAAA contains:
- a CDS encoding DUF4097 family beta strand repeat-containing protein, with translation MSFTKKQVQDIDIALASKNLIIKEGTNENGSLKYSYFKDDKITSKIDGNTLTMKEQEKWRLFLVDISGFMNFPTQNGTEKIYVELTLSKDSNLNNIKIRTASGDISIENVKANDLALDVASGNIKLTNIGTTNLTLSSVNGDKVLSNIEADSLNINSVSGNVTKTI